A portion of the Calothrix sp. 336/3 genome contains these proteins:
- a CDS encoding AAA-like domain-containing protein → MNPASGKGYEYQVGGSLPIHAPTYVRRQADDNFYQSLKKGEFCYVLNSRQMGKSSLRVQTMQRLEEEGFACAAVDITAIGTADITPIEWYAGMIDYLVGCFDLDSDFELKSWWQENALLSPVQHFSKFIETILLERVEQNIIIFIDEIDSILSLQFNLDDFFAVIRDCYNRRASQPTYNRLTFALLGVSTPSDLIQNWKRTPFNIGQAIDLTGFQLSEVEPLAKGLTRLGNSQELIKAVIYWTGGQPFLTQRICRLLLSEIGEEADKPFNYVEKLVQQRIIDNWEAQDEPEHLKTIRDRILLGFEKGKGRLLGLCQQILGSNQEGIIADDSPEQTQLRLTGLVVRRDGKLKIYNRIYESVFNLAWVGQELAKLRPYSDAFDAWMASEREDESRLLRGQALQDALLWASDKGLSDEDNRFLRASQEFANREVAIALDAERQAKEILAAAQAKAELALDEERQANQRLTEAQRKTQRQVRVGTGILAVSIIGAIAASMVAGKAIQEQSYALTATRLERDGVNILRQFQGGGREIASLQLAIQLGRELKGLAKDKKSLADYPAHSPVFSLQEILRNIRERNRFQVDTELYLATLSPDGKTLAFTNEEKDVIKLSNATTGKEITTLSGHKDVSSVAFSPDGKTLASGSWNKTIKLWNVTTGKEITSLTGHKDYVSSVAFSPDGKTLVSTSSDHIVKLWNVATGKEIASLTGHQGSVNSAAFSPDGKTLASGSDDKTIKLWNVATGKEIASLIWHQYEDKRIADQSKVMKVAFARDGETLVSVSSSGVIKLFYVSTLEEFVSLNEYKYYDSVVSSPNGKTLAFKKRESDIITLFNTGTFKEIDWIVHQDWVNSVAFSPDGKTLVSTSRDKTIRLSNVSTYQEIATLTGHGIDFGYNVYSVTFSPDGKTLASVSIDRTVKLWNVATGKEIASLTARQESVNSVAFSPDGKTLASASENGSDYKKIIKLWNVATGKEIDSLTGHKNSVSSVTFSPDGKTIASGSWDKTIKLWNVTTGKEITSLSGHQDSVNSVAFSPDGKTLASCSNDKTIKLWNVTTGKEITSLSGHQDSVNSVAFSPDGKTLASGSNDRTTKLWNATTGKEISSLTGHQYEVVSVAFSPDGKILAAASSGKIVKLWNVGTAKEIASLTGHQDSVNSIAFSPDGKILASGGSGTIQLWSLNLDDLLAQGCRYLKDYFASHPNEKKDLCP, encoded by the coding sequence ATGAATCCTGCATCTGGCAAGGGCTATGAGTATCAAGTTGGGGGCAGTTTACCAATTCATGCTCCCACTTACGTCCGGCGACAAGCTGATGATAATTTTTACCAAAGTTTGAAAAAAGGTGAATTTTGTTATGTCCTCAACTCTCGGCAGATGGGTAAATCCAGCTTGCGGGTACAAACCATGCAGAGATTGGAAGAAGAGGGTTTTGCTTGTGCAGCCGTAGATATTACCGCCATTGGTACCGCAGATATCACTCCGATTGAGTGGTATGCAGGGATGATTGATTATTTAGTGGGGTGCTTTGACCTTGACAGCGATTTTGAATTAAAAAGCTGGTGGCAGGAAAACGCCTTATTATCCCCAGTCCAACATTTTAGTAAATTTATTGAAACCATACTATTAGAGCGAGTAGAACAAAATATTATTATTTTTATCGACGAAATAGACAGTATTCTCAGCTTACAATTTAACTTGGATGATTTTTTTGCTGTTATCCGCGACTGTTATAACCGTCGAGCATCGCAACCTACTTATAACCGTTTAACTTTTGCCTTACTAGGGGTATCCACACCTTCCGATCTAATCCAAAATTGGAAACGCACACCTTTTAATATTGGACAAGCCATAGATTTAACTGGGTTTCAGTTATCAGAAGTAGAACCCTTAGCAAAAGGTTTAACCAGATTAGGAAATTCCCAAGAGTTAATCAAAGCGGTAATTTACTGGACGGGTGGACAACCGTTTTTAACCCAAAGAATTTGTCGATTGTTGCTCTCAGAAATAGGGGAAGAAGCAGATAAGCCTTTCAATTATGTGGAAAAGCTGGTACAACAGCGAATAATTGACAACTGGGAAGCCCAGGACGAACCAGAACACCTGAAAACAATTAGAGATAGAATCTTACTGGGTTTTGAGAAAGGCAAAGGACGGTTATTAGGTTTATGTCAGCAGATTTTGGGATCAAATCAAGAGGGAATAATTGCCGATGATAGTCCCGAACAAACCCAATTGCGGTTAACAGGTTTGGTAGTGAGACGGGATGGTAAGTTAAAAATATATAATCGTATTTATGAGTCAGTTTTTAACTTAGCTTGGGTAGGGCAAGAGTTAGCGAAACTCCGTCCTTATAGTGATGCTTTCGATGCGTGGATGGCTTCTGAACGGGAAGATGAATCACGCCTTTTGCGAGGGCAAGCGTTGCAGGATGCACTACTTTGGGCAAGTGATAAAGGTTTGAGCGATGAAGATAATCGATTTTTACGTGCAAGTCAGGAATTTGCGAATCGAGAGGTAGCAATTGCCTTGGATGCAGAAAGGCAAGCAAAGGAAATTTTAGCAGCAGCGCAAGCAAAAGCAGAATTAGCTTTAGACGAAGAAAGACAAGCAAATCAGCGTTTGACAGAAGCACAACGCAAAACTCAGCGGCAGGTACGTGTTGGCACTGGTATATTAGCTGTGTCTATTATCGGAGCTATTGCTGCTTCTATGGTGGCTGGCAAAGCAATACAAGAACAAAGTTACGCCTTGACTGCAACAAGGCTGGAAAGGGATGGAGTAAATATATTACGTCAGTTTCAAGGAGGAGGAAGAGAAATAGCAAGTTTGCAGTTGGCAATACAGTTGGGACGGGAATTGAAAGGTTTAGCTAAAGACAAGAAATCTTTAGCTGATTACCCGGCACATAGCCCAGTGTTTAGCTTACAGGAGATATTACGAAATATTCGTGAACGCAATCGTTTTCAGGTCGATACTGAGCTATATCTCGCCACTCTTAGTCCCGACGGCAAAACTTTAGCTTTTACTAACGAAGAAAAGGATGTGATTAAATTATCGAATGCGACCACTGGCAAAGAAATTACCACCCTCTCTGGGCATAAAGATGTCAGCAGCGTCGCCTTTAGTCCAGATGGCAAAACCTTAGCTTCGGGAAGTTGGAACAAGACCATCAAATTGTGGAATGTGACCACTGGCAAAGAAATTACCTCCCTCACAGGGCATAAAGATTATGTCAGCAGCGTCGCCTTTAGTCCCGATGGTAAAACCCTAGTCTCTACTAGCAGCGACCATATCGTCAAATTATGGAATGTCGCCACAGGAAAAGAAATTGCTTCCCTGACTGGGCATCAAGGTTCTGTCAACAGCGCTGCATTTAGCCCCGATGGTAAGACCCTAGCTTCTGGTAGTGATGATAAAACCATCAAATTATGGAATGTCGCTACGGGAAAAGAAATTGCCTCTCTGATTTGGCATCAATATGAGGACAAGCGGATTGCAGATCAAAGCAAAGTAATGAAAGTTGCATTTGCACGTGACGGAGAAACCTTAGTTTCTGTTAGTTCATCCGGGGTTATTAAATTGTTTTATGTGTCCACTCTCGAAGAATTCGTCTCCCTAAATGAGTATAAATATTACGACAGCGTCGTCTCTAGTCCCAACGGCAAAACTTTAGCTTTTAAAAAAAGGGAGAGTGATATAATTACTTTATTCAATACAGGCACTTTCAAAGAAATTGACTGGATCGTGCATCAAGATTGGGTCAACAGCGTTGCATTTAGTCCCGACGGCAAAACCCTAGTCTCTACTAGCAGGGACAAGACTATTAGATTGTCGAATGTGTCTACGTATCAAGAAATTGCCACTTTGACTGGGCATGGAATCGATTTCGGATACAATGTATACAGTGTGACCTTTAGTCCTGATGGCAAAACTCTAGCTTCTGTTAGCATTGATCGTACCGTCAAATTGTGGAATGTTGCCACGGGAAAAGAAATAGCTTCCCTGACTGCGCGGCAAGAGAGCGTCAACAGCGTTGCATTTAGTCCCGATGGCAAAACCCTTGCTTCTGCTAGTGAAAATGGTAGTGATTACAAAAAAATAATAAAATTGTGGAATGTTGCCACGGGAAAAGAAATAGATTCCCTGACTGGGCATAAAAATTCTGTCAGCAGCGTTACATTTAGTCCAGATGGTAAAACCATAGCTTCGGGAAGTTGGGACAAGACAATCAAATTGTGGAATGTGACCACTGGCAAAGAAATTACCTCCCTCTCTGGGCATCAAGATTCTGTCAACAGCGTTGCATTTAGTCCAGATGGCAAAACCTTAGCTTCTTGTAGCAATGACAAGACCATCAAATTGTGGAATGTGACCACTGGCAAAGAAATTACCTCCCTCTCTGGGCATCAAGATTCTGTCAACAGCGTTGCATTTAGTCCCGATGGTAAAACCCTAGCTTCTGGTAGCAATGACAGAACCACCAAATTATGGAATGCCACCACGGGAAAAGAAATTTCCTCCCTGACTGGGCATCAATATGAAGTCGTGAGCGTTGCATTTAGTCCCGACGGTAAAATCTTAGCTGCTGCTAGTTCAGGTAAAATAGTCAAATTGTGGAATGTCGGTACAGCAAAAGAAATTGCCTCCCTGACTGGGCATCAAGATTCTGTCAACAGCATTGCATTTAGTCCAGATGGCAAAATTTTAGCCTCTGGAGGTTCTGGCACCATCCAATTGTGGAGTTTGAATTTAGATGATTTACTTGCTCAGGGTTGTAGGTACTTGAAAGATTACTTTGCTAGTCATCCTAATGAGAAAAAAGATTTGTGCCCGTGA
- a CDS encoding helix-turn-helix transcriptional regulator produces the protein MIRWRLKEIMARHNIKGVSLASRLDVGPNAISALKNAKTMPRLDGVALNSLCNALNELAEDLDEPITPNDLLDYSQDPINVQDTDNVFSSVKRHSKKTDLNATSGHSLDEGTANVS, from the coding sequence TTGATTAGGTGGCGACTTAAAGAAATTATGGCTAGGCACAACATTAAGGGCGTAAGCCTAGCTAGCAGATTAGATGTAGGACCAAATGCTATTTCTGCTCTCAAAAACGCCAAAACGATGCCGCGCTTGGATGGTGTGGCATTAAATTCATTATGCAATGCTTTAAATGAGTTAGCTGAGGATTTAGATGAACCCATAACACCAAATGATTTGCTAGATTATTCCCAAGACCCGATTAACGTACAAGACACTGATAACGTCTTTAGTTCCGTTAAGCGTCACAGCAAAAAAACAGATTTAAATGCCACTTCAGGGCATTCTCTGGATGAGGGTACTGCAAATGTCTCCTAA
- a CDS encoding DUF6876 family protein, with protein MKEPHQIKAALDQFTGSTVIYKHWLGFKYTEGIKYLADETNCYWLLDAIFSHQTKQLLSNPNLREFQIWHLQVENKSGVLICEWDTNQEVLRQEIEYTDFPLSHIKLYLVEKILILPSEY; from the coding sequence ATGAAAGAGCCGCACCAAATAAAAGCCGCGCTCGACCAATTTACAGGTTCGACAGTTATCTACAAACACTGGCTTGGCTTCAAATATACAGAAGGCATCAAATATTTAGCAGATGAAACTAATTGCTATTGGCTGCTCGATGCAATTTTCTCCCATCAAACAAAACAACTTCTCTCCAATCCAAACCTGCGAGAATTTCAAATTTGGCATTTGCAAGTTGAGAATAAATCGGGTGTTTTGATTTGTGAATGGGACACAAACCAAGAAGTATTACGCCAAGAAATCGAATACACAGATTTTCCCCTTAGTCACATCAAGCTGTATTTAGTTGAAAAGATTCTCATCCTCCCAAGCGAATACTAA
- a CDS encoding ATP-dependent RecD-like DNA helicase, producing MSSSYQVNQQANNATPKQESITGVVERLTFHSEESGYTVARLQRPKVSELTTITGSFAGIQPGQTLQLNGFWREHPQYGLQFQVTNYKETKPATITGIEKYLGSGLIKGVGPVTAKRIVAHFGLETLDIIENQIDRLNEVSGIARKRITLIKKAWETQKAIKEVMIFLQTHGVSTTYAVKIYKNYGDKSIGIVTNNPYQLAVDIYGIGFITADQIARNLGVPADSEFRYRSGLTHVLNEASEDGHCYLPQPELIEKASQCLKTNEHQPTEEGITEIIKTMSFQDELIRESAPDNTLLCYNPAFFNTENNLALLIGQHLKNPIEPDINRVRTWLTKFTESRNVELSPQQQEAVEMAAYSKVAVLTGGPGTGKTFSVRTIVQLWKAMGKSIALAAPTGRAAQRLTEMTGLEAKTVHRLLEFDPKNMGFKRDMKNPLPQKAIIVDEASMLDLFLAYSLIKAVPEDGQILFVGDIDQLPSVGPGKVLADFINSGKVPVVRLTQIFRQAQTSAIIRNAHQINQGQYPSMEPISDAPKSDCLWHGGGQQPEHGVQAIAELIADFVPKLGFNPAIDVQVLAPMTRGLVGTRNLNNVLQQLINPPSPQKVEVTRGGVIFRVGDRVIQLTNDYNREVFNGDVGFITKIDTEEQEVIVQYQDRDVTYDYADLNELALAWSVTIHKSQGSEYPVVIMPIYTQHFMLLSRNLIYTGLTRAKRLAIIIGSKKAISMAVRSVNQKERYTQLQERLAQITAM from the coding sequence ATGTCCAGTTCTTACCAAGTAAACCAGCAAGCAAATAACGCCACTCCCAAGCAGGAATCGATTACGGGGGTGGTAGAACGTTTGACTTTCCACTCCGAGGAATCTGGTTACACGGTCGCAAGGTTGCAACGCCCCAAAGTATCGGAGTTAACTACAATTACTGGTAGCTTTGCAGGTATTCAACCAGGACAAACGCTGCAACTCAATGGATTTTGGCGCGAACATCCCCAATATGGCTTGCAGTTCCAAGTTACCAATTATAAAGAAACCAAACCAGCTACGATTACGGGTATCGAAAAGTATTTAGGTAGCGGTCTAATTAAGGGAGTTGGTCCAGTAACAGCCAAACGAATTGTCGCTCATTTTGGCTTGGAAACCCTGGATATTATTGAGAATCAAATTGATCGCCTGAACGAAGTAAGCGGTATTGCCAGAAAACGAATTACTTTGATTAAAAAGGCATGGGAAACCCAAAAAGCCATCAAAGAAGTGATGATATTTTTGCAGACTCATGGCGTATCAACGACTTATGCAGTCAAGATTTATAAAAATTATGGGGACAAGTCGATTGGAATTGTCACCAACAACCCATACCAATTAGCTGTCGATATTTACGGGATTGGCTTTATCACAGCCGACCAAATTGCGAGAAATCTAGGCGTACCAGCAGATTCGGAATTTCGCTATCGTTCGGGACTTACCCATGTATTAAATGAGGCATCAGAAGATGGGCATTGTTATTTGCCCCAACCCGAATTAATCGAAAAAGCATCCCAATGTCTCAAAACTAACGAACATCAACCAACCGAGGAAGGAATAACAGAAATCATCAAAACCATGTCTTTCCAGGACGAGTTAATCCGGGAATCTGCCCCCGATAATACCTTGCTTTGCTACAACCCGGCATTTTTCAATACCGAGAATAACTTGGCATTGCTCATCGGTCAGCACTTGAAAAATCCCATCGAACCCGATATTAACCGTGTTCGTACCTGGTTGACCAAATTTACCGAAAGCCGCAACGTCGAACTTTCCCCCCAACAACAAGAAGCCGTAGAAATGGCTGCATACTCGAAGGTTGCGGTGTTGACGGGTGGTCCGGGGACGGGGAAAACCTTTAGTGTACGTACTATTGTGCAACTGTGGAAAGCGATGGGGAAATCAATCGCTCTAGCAGCACCAACCGGACGAGCAGCGCAACGATTGACCGAGATGACGGGACTGGAAGCAAAAACCGTGCATCGCTTACTAGAATTCGACCCCAAGAATATGGGATTCAAGCGGGACATGAAAAATCCTTTACCGCAGAAGGCGATTATCGTCGATGAGGCAAGTATGTTGGATTTATTTCTGGCGTACAGTTTAATTAAAGCCGTTCCCGAAGATGGGCAAATTCTTTTCGTGGGGGATATAGATCAGCTGCCATCCGTCGGTCCGGGTAAGGTTTTAGCGGATTTCATCAATTCGGGAAAAGTGCCCGTGGTGCGATTAACGCAGATATTCCGGCAAGCTCAAACGAGTGCAATTATTCGCAACGCTCACCAAATCAACCAGGGGCAATATCCAAGTATGGAGCCAATTTCTGATGCTCCCAAATCCGATTGTTTGTGGCATGGAGGAGGGCAACAACCGGAACATGGGGTGCAAGCGATCGCTGAGTTGATTGCAGATTTCGTTCCTAAGTTAGGCTTTAATCCCGCGATCGATGTGCAAGTTTTGGCACCGATGACGCGGGGATTGGTGGGGACGCGCAATTTGAATAACGTGTTACAGCAATTGATTAATCCTCCCAGTCCCCAGAAAGTGGAAGTAACGAGGGGTGGAGTGATTTTTCGGGTTGGGGACAGGGTTATCCAATTAACCAACGACTATAACCGCGAAGTATTCAACGGTGATGTGGGATTTATTACCAAGATAGATACGGAAGAACAGGAAGTTATCGTCCAGTATCAAGATAGGGATGTGACCTACGACTACGCAGATTTGAATGAGTTGGCTTTGGCTTGGAGCGTTACTATCCACAAATCCCAGGGTTCGGAATATCCGGTGGTAATTATGCCGATTTATACCCAACATTTCATGCTTCTGTCGCGGAATTTGATTTACACGGGGTTAACTCGTGCGAAGAGATTGGCAATAATTATCGGTTCCAAAAAAGCGATCAGTATGGCTGTGCGCTCGGTTAATCAGAAGGAACGGTATACTCAATTGCAGGAAAGATTGGCTCAGATTACTGCTATGTAA
- a CDS encoding DUF4365 domain-containing protein, which produces MPRKRRPREHIIADLSVNYVEKYILLCGFSVERIIYDYGYDLVIFTYNERGEIENGQIYIQLKSTDSLAVLFDQKTITFSLTRSDLELWLLEPMPCILVVYDAKASQAYWLYIQAYFENLEGFNLSDIGERITVRIPKDNLLNRQAIQIFAKFKGDVLSQLQGVIRHDG; this is translated from the coding sequence ATGCCTAGAAAGAGACGACCAAGAGAGCATATAATTGCAGATTTAAGTGTTAACTATGTAGAGAAATATATTTTATTATGTGGCTTTTCCGTAGAACGAATTATCTATGATTACGGCTATGATTTAGTCATCTTCACTTATAACGAACGAGGCGAAATAGAAAATGGTCAGATATATATACAATTAAAGTCAACGGATTCTCTCGCTGTTTTATTCGACCAAAAGACAATTACTTTTTCTTTAACTCGCTCGGATTTAGAATTGTGGTTACTTGAGCCAATGCCATGTATTTTGGTCGTGTATGACGCAAAAGCTAGCCAAGCTTATTGGTTGTATATACAAGCATATTTTGAAAACTTGGAAGGATTTAATTTATCGGATATTGGCGAACGCATAACTGTTCGTATCCCCAAAGATAATTTATTAAATAGACAGGCAATACAAATATTTGCTAAATTTAAGGGTGATGTTCTCAGCCAATTGCAGGGAGTGATTCGTCATGATGGTTAG
- a CDS encoding type II toxin-antitoxin system HicA family toxin: MMVREIKFIELEKLLLEVGFVAMQTVGSQKVYQHPPSDTLVVLPGYDRQSSVRQVHLVAVRRILSENGLMESDRFDSFIDRVAS; this comes from the coding sequence ATGATGGTTAGAGAAATAAAATTCATCGAGTTGGAAAAATTACTCCTGGAAGTGGGGTTTGTTGCGATGCAAACCGTTGGCTCCCAAAAAGTTTATCAGCACCCTCCGTCCGATACATTAGTGGTTCTGCCTGGTTACGATCGACAATCTTCGGTAAGGCAAGTACATTTGGTCGCAGTTCGCCGCATCCTATCAGAGAATGGTTTGATGGAGAGCGATCGCTTTGATAGTTTTATCGATCGAGTCGCAAGTTAA